Proteins found in one Populus alba chromosome 14, ASM523922v2, whole genome shotgun sequence genomic segment:
- the LOC118035418 gene encoding uncharacterized protein yields the protein MERQHVVSWLLILLGLGLCSYVLAEAKKEGSLLRGRSFMDHEVKRLLGVKAGYRLSSGGYGAGSGSGYGQGGGRGDGSDKGYGSGSGGGYGSGGGSGSGGGYGSGGGGGSGGGIGSGGGGGGGGGGGNGNGNGMGQGGGFGGGWGGGFGGGSGSSGNGGGNRYGSGSGGGIGGGGGGGYDHNNVHITGSGSENRS from the coding sequence ATGGAGAGACAACATGTGGTGTCTTGGCTTCTCATCCTTTTAGGACTCGGCCTTTGTAGTTATGTGCTCGCTGAAGCAAAGAAAGAAGGGAGTTTATTGAGGGGCAGAAGTTTTATGGACCATGAGGTGAAACGTTTACTCGGAGTGAAGGCTGGATATCGGCTGTCTTCTGGTGGTTACGGTGCAGGTTCAGGCAGTGGTTATGGACAAGGGGGTGGACGAGGCGATGGTAGCGATAAGGGCTACGGCAGTGGCAGTGGAGGGGGCTACGGCAGTGGTGGTGGCAGTGGCAGTGGCGGGGGCTACGGCAGTGGAGGTGGCGGTGGCAGTGGAGGTGGCATTGGcagtggaggtggaggtggcggtggcggtggcggtgggAATGGGAATGGGAATGGTATGGGCCAAGGTGGTGGGTTTGGTGGCGGCTGGGGTGGCGGCTTTGGAGGTGGGTCTGGTTCGAGTGGTAATGGTGGAGGAAATAGGTATGGCTCGGGTTCTGGTGGGGGCATAGGTGGTGGGGGAGGCGGGGGATATGATCACAACAATGTCCATATCACAGGATCTGGGTCAGAAAACCGATCTTGA
- the LOC118036610 gene encoding subtilisin-like protease SBT1.7 yields the protein MKMERQVMRVKELNLGLQLIATLLVLCFCYTHAVAEEKSQQTKKTFIVHMDMSKMAATYEDHFQWYDSSLKSVSESADMLYAYNNIIHGFSTRLTPEEAELLEKQPGILSVLPEMIYKLHTTHSPEFLGLGKSDAVPPASASISEVIVGVLDTGVWPEIKSFDDTGLGPIPSTWKGTCEVGKNFNSSSCNRKLIGAQYFSKGYEAALGPIDETMESKSPRDDDGHGTHTATTAAGSAVSGASLFGYALGTARGMAAQARVAAYKVCWLGGCFSSDILAAMEKAVADGVNVISMSIGGGISDYNRDTVAIGAFRAVAQGILVSCSAGNGGPSAGSLTNVAPWITTVGAGTLDRDFPAYVSLGNGKNYSGISLYSGKPLSDSLLPLVYAGNVSNSTSGNLCMTGTLVPSQVAGKIVICDRGLNSRVQKGMVVRDSGGLGMILANTELYGEELVADAHLLPTSTVGQRTADAIKNYAFSDPKPTATIASGGTKLGVEPSPVLAAFSSRGPNLVTPEVLKPDLIAPGVNILAGWTGAVGPTGLTSDKRHVSFNIISGTSMSCPHVSGLAALIKAAHQDWSPAAIKSALMTTAYATYKNGQNILDVATGQPSTPFDFGAGHVNPVAALDPGLVYDASVDDYINFFCALNYSASDIKQIANKDFTCDSSKKYSLGDLNYPSFSVSLQTASGKEGGAGVKSTVKYTRTLTNVGAPATYKLSMTSKTPSVKILVEPESLSFAKEYEKKTYTVTFTATSMPSGTNGFAHLEWSDGKHVVGSPIAFSWT from the coding sequence ATGAAGATGGAAAGACAGGTCATGAGGGTGAAAGAATTGAACCTCGGGCTTCAACTGATAGCCACACTTCTGGTTCTGTGCTTCTGTTACACACACGCGGTAGCAGAAGAGAAGAGCCAGCAGACGAAGAAGACTTTCATAGTTCACATGGACATGTCCAAGATGGCAGCAACTTACGAAGATCATTTTCAATGGTACGattcatctttaaaatctgtatCAGAATCTGCTGACATGCTTTACGCTTACAACAACATAATCCATGGATTTTCCACCCGACTCACACCAGAGGAAGCTGAATTACTTGAAAAACAACCCGGAATTCTATCGGTCCTACCTGAAATGATTTACAAGCTGCACACAACTCATTCCCCTGAGTTCCTTGGATTGGGGAAAAGCGATGCTGTTCCTCCTGCGTCTGCCTCCATAAGCGAGGTGATCGTTGGAGTACTAGACACTGGTGTCTGGCCAGAGATAAAAAGCTTTGATGACACAGGGCTCGGCCCCATACCAAGTACCTGGAAAGGTACTTGCGAGGTGGGTAAGAACTTCAATTCATCGAGCTGTAACCGGAAACTGATAGGTGCACAATATTTCTCAAAAGGCTATGAAGCAGCATTAGGACCCATCGATGAGACAATGGAATCGAAGTCACCAAGAGATGATGATGGCCATGGAACTCACACTGCAACTACAGCAGCTGGGTCAGCTGTCTCAGGAGCTAGCCTTTTTGGGTATGCTCTTGGGACAGCGCGTGGAATGGCTGCACAAGCTCGAGTAGCAGCTTACAAGGTGTGTTGGTTGGGTGGATGTTTTAGCTCTGATATTTTAGCAGCAATGGAAAAGGCTGTCGCAGATGGCGTTAATGTCATTTCAATGTCCATTGGAGGAGGAATCTCAGATTACAATCGAGATACAGTAGCGATCGGAGCTTTCAGAGCAGTTGCACAGGGAATTCTTGTCTCCTGCTCGGCCGGAAATGGTGGGCCAAGCGCAGGCAGCTTGACTAATGTTGCTCCTTGGATAACCACTGTAGGTGCTGGAACGTTGGACCGTGATTTCCCAGCTTATGTGAGCCTTGGAAATGGAAAGAACTACTCAGGCATATCACTCTATAGTGGAAAGCCACTATCTGATTCATTGCTGCCACTTGTTTATGCTGGTAATGTGAGCAATTCAACAAGCGGCAACCTTTGCATGACAGGAACTCTGGTTCCTTCACAAGTTGCAGGAAAAATTGTGATATGTGATCGAGGGTTGAATAGTAGGGTTCAAAAGGGCATGGTGGTGAGAGATTCTGGTGGTCTAGGGATGATTTTAGCAAACACAGAGCTGTATGGAGAAGAGCTAGTCGCTGATGCACATCTTCTACCCACATCCACTGTTGGGCAAAGAACTGCGGATGCAATTAAGAATTATGCCTTCTCTGATCCAAAGCCAACGGCCACGATTGCTTCTGGAGGCACAAAGCTTGGAGTTGAACCATCGCCGGTGTTAGCAGCATTCAGTTCCAGAGGTCCAAATCTGGTAACTCCAGAAGTACTCAAACCAGATCTAATAGCACCAGGAGTCAACATACTGGCGGGATGGACCGGGGCAGTTGGTCCAACTGGGCTAACAAGCGACAAGAGGCATGTGAGCTTCAATATCATTTCAGGCACGTCAATGTCATGTCCTCATGTCAGTGGATTAGCTGCGCTCATCAAGGCCGCTCACCAGGACTGGAGTCCGGCAGCCATCAAGTCCGCTCTCATGACCACGGCCTATGCAACATACAAAAACGGGCAAAACATATTGGACGTGGCTACGGGACAACCATCAACGCCATTTGATTTTGGCGCCGGACATGTAAATCCAGTAGCAGCCCTTGATCCTGGCCTTGTCTATGATGCCTCTGTTGATGACTACATCAACTTCTTTTGTGCTCTAAACTATAGTGCATCTGACATTAAACAAATCGCGAACAAAGACTTCACTTGCGACTCGAGCAAGAAATACAGTCTGGGGGATCTTAATTACCCATCGTTCTCTGTTTCACTACAAACTGCTTCAGGCAAAGAGGGCGGTGCTGGTGTAAAAAGTACAGTCAAATACACCAGGACTCTGACAAATGTGGGTGCTCCAGCAACATACAAGCTTTCCATGACTTCAAAAACTCCGTCAGTTAAGATCCTAGTTGAGCCAGAATCCCTGAGCTTTGCTAAAGAATACGAGAAAAAGACTTATACAGTGACTTTCACTGCTACATCCATGCCTTCCGGTACAAACGGCTTTGCTCACCTGGAGTGGTCAGATGGGAAGCATGTTGTGGGTAGTCCAATAGCTTTCAGCTGGACATGA
- the LOC118036618 gene encoding protein arginine N-methyltransferase 2, with protein sequence MDEFEILCEAAKNGDVDKVKSLINSGIDVTYFDSNGLTPLMHAAKHGHAAIVKDLLEAGAPWNALSPSNISAGDFAMEAGHQDAFETLLNAGIQSELILGTIARKEKSNSGYGENYLEDRVSFSEDKIMDSDSKAIMMAWEKPLMEAHAKAVCSGGGHILNIGFGMGLVDAAIQQYNPAMHTIVEAHPEVYERMIRNGWGEKDNLKIVFGRWQDVLSQLGTYDGIFFDTYGEYYEDLREFHQHLPALLKPGGIYSFFNGLCGGNAFFHVVYCNLVSLELEHVGYSTQLIPLPVKDCLGEEVWQGVRHKYWQLDTYYLPVCQSIEDS encoded by the exons ATGGACGAATTCGAAATTCTCTGCGAAGCAGCGAAGAACGGCGACGTAGACAAAGTTAAATCTCTCATAAACTCAGGAATCGACGTTACTTACTTCGACAGCAATGGGCTCACTCCTCTCATGCACGCCGCCAAGCACGGCCACGCCGCTATCGTCAAGGACCTCCTCGAAGCTGGCGCACCGTGGAACGCTCTCTCTCCTTCCAATATCTCCGCAGGAGACTTCGCCATGGAAGCTGGCCACCAAGACGCCTTCGAAACTCTCCTCAACGCtg GGATTCAGTCTGAGTTAATTTTAGGAACAATTGCCAGGAAAGAGAAGTCAAATTCTGGTTATGGTGAGAATTACTTAGAAGATAGGGTTAGTTTTAGTGAAGACAAGATAATGGACTCGGATAGCAAGGCGATAATGATGGCTTGGGAGAAGCCATTGATGGAAGCACACGCAAAGGCGGTTTGCTCAGGTGGTGGTCATATACTGAACATTGGCTTTGGAATGGGCCTTGTGGATGCAGCTATTCAACAATATAATCCGGCTATGCATACGATTGTTGAGGCGCATCCGGAGGTTTATGAACGGATGATTCGAAATGGTTGGGGTGAGAAGGATAATTTGAAGATAGTATTTGGGCGGTGGCAAGATGTTCTTTCTCAACTTGGAACTTATGATG GTATTTTCTTTGACACTTATGGAGAATATTATGAAGATCTGAGGGAGTTTCACCAACACTTACCTGCGCTATTGAAGCCTGGAGGAATCTACTCTTTTTTCAATGGACTTTGTGGAGGTAACGCATTCTTCCATGTTGTTTACTGTAATTTAGTCTCGCTAGAACTCGAGCACGTGGGCTACTCTACACAGTTAATTCCCTTGCCTGTTAAGGATTGTTTGGGAGAAGAAGTTTGGCAAGGTGTGAGACACAAGTATTGGCAGCTTGATACGTACTATCTCCCTGTTTGTCAGTCTATCGAGGATTCATGA
- the LOC118036599 gene encoding uncharacterized protein isoform X2 gives MLWRSLILRESTRMESTYRTWIHSKKEESSMWDSEQLCRDLHTALGTTKWQLEEFVRAVGSSYVKSSVDDARDRHRDFIVAIEDHILRIENSLKECALSEGKTSLPWVHLDEGECNELALFLSGPPTTSRENISKNHVMESGMTQEGGEESPPHSSKNFTNLVMCSSLEPRDEKLHGHRRTASASADIGAWKIAIAEDVCLSDPCNEKAPVPRPPRKVPSLSGIVSSMESVSKFNWPKNGVRKWKAMDRQQESDTIPLQSSQLTRGIDACYEKSKSCLDSYNECYDKQIYGWYGAMQRQLQRSQYQMQYSRPVQAALSVVILFCLIVLIVLRAI, from the exons ATGCTGTGGAGAAGCTTAATACTCAGAGAATCTACAag GATGGAATCAACGTATAGAACATGGATTCATTCAAAGAAAGAGGAATCTAGCATGTGGGATTCCGAGCAACTATGTCGGGACCTACATACTGCGCTAGGCACCACCAAATGGCAG TTAGAGGAGTTTGTTCGGGCTGTCGGGTCGAGTTATGTCAAAAGCTCTGTTGATGATGCGAGAGACAGGCATCGTGATTTTATTGTCGCGATCGAAGATCATATATTAAGAATAGAAAATTCGTTAAAGGAATGTGCCCTTTCAGAGGGAAAGACTTCGTTGCCTTGGGTGCATTTGGATGAAGGGGAGTGCAATGAACTTGCATTGTTTTTGTCAGGGCCACCAACGACATCTAGAgagaatatatcaaaaaatcatgTCATGGAGAGTGGGATGACACAAGAAGGAGGTGAAGAGTCTCCCCCCCATTCTTCAAAGAACTTCACTAATTTGGTCATGTGCTCCTCCTTGGAGCCGAGGGACGAGAAGTTGCATGGGCATAGGAGGACGGCTAGTGCTAGTGCTGATATTGGTGCGTGGAAAATTGCTATAGCTGAAGATGTTTGCCTGTCTGATCCTTGTAACGAGAAGGCCCCCGTCCCGCGACCCCCAAGAAAGGTACCTAGTTTGTCTGGAATCGTATCTTCTATGGAATCTGTTTCTAAATTCAACTGGCCAAAGAATGGAGTTCGGAAATGGAAAGCAATGGATCGTCAACAAGAATCTGATACAATACCATTGCAATCTTCACAGTTAACTAGG GGCATAGATGCATGCTATGAGAAAAGTAAGAGTTGCCTGGATAGTTATAATGAATGTTATGACAAGCAAATTTATGGCTGGTATGGAGCTATGCAGCGCCAACTTCAACGGTCCCAGTATCAAATGCAATATAGTCGGCCTGTCCAAGCAGCCTTGTCAGTTGTTATTCTCTTTTGCTTAATTG TCTTAATTGTGCTACGTGCAATTTAA
- the LOC118036599 gene encoding uncharacterized protein isoform X1: MASSFDRWEKDPFFSAAEEVQESADRMESTYRTWIHSKKEESSMWDSEQLCRDLHTALGTTKWQLEEFVRAVGSSYVKSSVDDARDRHRDFIVAIEDHILRIENSLKECALSEGKTSLPWVHLDEGECNELALFLSGPPTTSRENISKNHVMESGMTQEGGEESPPHSSKNFTNLVMCSSLEPRDEKLHGHRRTASASADIGAWKIAIAEDVCLSDPCNEKAPVPRPPRKVPSLSGIVSSMESVSKFNWPKNGVRKWKAMDRQQESDTIPLQSSQLTRGIDACYEKSKSCLDSYNECYDKQIYGWYGAMQRQLQRSQYQMQYSRPVQAALSVVILFCLIVLIVLRAI; encoded by the exons atggcttcAAGTTTTGATCGGTGGGAGAAGGATCCGTTCTTCTCTGCGGCTGAGGAAGTTCAAGAATCAGCAGACAG GATGGAATCAACGTATAGAACATGGATTCATTCAAAGAAAGAGGAATCTAGCATGTGGGATTCCGAGCAACTATGTCGGGACCTACATACTGCGCTAGGCACCACCAAATGGCAG TTAGAGGAGTTTGTTCGGGCTGTCGGGTCGAGTTATGTCAAAAGCTCTGTTGATGATGCGAGAGACAGGCATCGTGATTTTATTGTCGCGATCGAAGATCATATATTAAGAATAGAAAATTCGTTAAAGGAATGTGCCCTTTCAGAGGGAAAGACTTCGTTGCCTTGGGTGCATTTGGATGAAGGGGAGTGCAATGAACTTGCATTGTTTTTGTCAGGGCCACCAACGACATCTAGAgagaatatatcaaaaaatcatgTCATGGAGAGTGGGATGACACAAGAAGGAGGTGAAGAGTCTCCCCCCCATTCTTCAAAGAACTTCACTAATTTGGTCATGTGCTCCTCCTTGGAGCCGAGGGACGAGAAGTTGCATGGGCATAGGAGGACGGCTAGTGCTAGTGCTGATATTGGTGCGTGGAAAATTGCTATAGCTGAAGATGTTTGCCTGTCTGATCCTTGTAACGAGAAGGCCCCCGTCCCGCGACCCCCAAGAAAGGTACCTAGTTTGTCTGGAATCGTATCTTCTATGGAATCTGTTTCTAAATTCAACTGGCCAAAGAATGGAGTTCGGAAATGGAAAGCAATGGATCGTCAACAAGAATCTGATACAATACCATTGCAATCTTCACAGTTAACTAGG GGCATAGATGCATGCTATGAGAAAAGTAAGAGTTGCCTGGATAGTTATAATGAATGTTATGACAAGCAAATTTATGGCTGGTATGGAGCTATGCAGCGCCAACTTCAACGGTCCCAGTATCAAATGCAATATAGTCGGCCTGTCCAAGCAGCCTTGTCAGTTGTTATTCTCTTTTGCTTAATTG TCTTAATTGTGCTACGTGCAATTTAA
- the LOC118036599 gene encoding uncharacterized protein isoform X3, with protein sequence MSGPTYCARHHQMAEEFVRAVGSSYVKSSVDDARDRHRDFIVAIEDHILRIENSLKECALSEGKTSLPWVHLDEGECNELALFLSGPPTTSRENISKNHVMESGMTQEGGEESPPHSSKNFTNLVMCSSLEPRDEKLHGHRRTASASADIGAWKIAIAEDVCLSDPCNEKAPVPRPPRKVPSLSGIVSSMESVSKFNWPKNGVRKWKAMDRQQESDTIPLQSSQLTRGIDACYEKSKSCLDSYNECYDKQIYGWYGAMQRQLQRSQYQMQYSRPVQAALSVVILFCLIVLIVLRAI encoded by the exons ATGTCGGGACCTACATACTGCGCTAGGCACCACCAAATGGCAG AGGAGTTTGTTCGGGCTGTCGGGTCGAGTTATGTCAAAAGCTCTGTTGATGATGCGAGAGACAGGCATCGTGATTTTATTGTCGCGATCGAAGATCATATATTAAGAATAGAAAATTCGTTAAAGGAATGTGCCCTTTCAGAGGGAAAGACTTCGTTGCCTTGGGTGCATTTGGATGAAGGGGAGTGCAATGAACTTGCATTGTTTTTGTCAGGGCCACCAACGACATCTAGAgagaatatatcaaaaaatcatgTCATGGAGAGTGGGATGACACAAGAAGGAGGTGAAGAGTCTCCCCCCCATTCTTCAAAGAACTTCACTAATTTGGTCATGTGCTCCTCCTTGGAGCCGAGGGACGAGAAGTTGCATGGGCATAGGAGGACGGCTAGTGCTAGTGCTGATATTGGTGCGTGGAAAATTGCTATAGCTGAAGATGTTTGCCTGTCTGATCCTTGTAACGAGAAGGCCCCCGTCCCGCGACCCCCAAGAAAGGTACCTAGTTTGTCTGGAATCGTATCTTCTATGGAATCTGTTTCTAAATTCAACTGGCCAAAGAATGGAGTTCGGAAATGGAAAGCAATGGATCGTCAACAAGAATCTGATACAATACCATTGCAATCTTCACAGTTAACTAGG GGCATAGATGCATGCTATGAGAAAAGTAAGAGTTGCCTGGATAGTTATAATGAATGTTATGACAAGCAAATTTATGGCTGGTATGGAGCTATGCAGCGCCAACTTCAACGGTCCCAGTATCAAATGCAATATAGTCGGCCTGTCCAAGCAGCCTTGTCAGTTGTTATTCTCTTTTGCTTAATTG TCTTAATTGTGCTACGTGCAATTTAA
- the LOC118036590 gene encoding uncharacterized protein has translation MSGQKTFTLSQVAQHRSKKDCWFVINGRVLDVTKFLDEHPAGGEVLVEVAGKDATREFSNIGHSKEAQNLLLKYQVGVLQGHAFNEADKNASFVESKHKEMSAFVIKDDKMPKYQAFLEFVLPLLFTGFYFGYRYL, from the exons ATGTCTGGGCAGAAAACTTTCACTCTCTCACAGGTTGCCCAACACAGATCCAAAAAAGATTGCTGGTTTGTCATCAACGGCAGA GTACTCGACGTGACGAAGTTCTTGGACGAGCATCCTGCAGGAGGAGAGGTGCTTGTAGAGGTTGCCGGAAAGGATGCGACGAGGGAATTCAGTAACATTGGACACAGCAAGGAAGCCCAAAACTTGCTCCTGAAGTACCAGGTTGGTGTTCTTCAGGGTCACGCTTTCAATGAGGCAGACAAGAATGCTTCTTTCGTGGAATCCAAGCACAAAGAAATGAGTGCCTTTGTGATCAAGGATGATAAAATGCCCAAGTATCAAGCTTTTCTTGAGTTCGTCCTGCCATTATTGTTTACTGGTTTCTACTTCGGTTACCGGTATCTTTAA
- the LOC118036563 gene encoding (S)-8-oxocitronellyl enol synthase CYC2 yields MSCWWAGALGNNRRKIDDDDGTSRDYKSVALVVGVTGIVGNSLAEILPLADTPGGPWKVYGVARGKRPNWNEDNPVEYIKCDISDRNQTQSKLSLLTDVTHIFYVTWANRETESENCKINGLMFRNVLEAVILNAHNLRHICLQTGTKHYVGPFQFFGKIEAHDPPFTEDLPRLEFPNFYYTLEDILFQEVAKKEGLTWSVHRPDNIFGFSPHSLMSIVRTLCVYAAICKHEGTPMRFPGVKEVWNCYAIASDADLIAEHEIWACVDPSAKNEAFNIHNGDVFKWKHLWKVLGEQFGIEEYGFVETEERISLAETMKEKGAVWEEIVRENQLLPPTKLEEVGAWWFVDLIFGGEVSIPSMNKSKEHGFLGFRNSKKSFIYWIEKMKACKVVP; encoded by the exons ATGAGCTGCTGGTGGGCTGGTGCCCTTGGCAATAACCGG AGAAAAATTGATGACGATGACGGGACATCACGGGACTACAAGAGTGTGGCGCTGGTGGTGGGTGTAACAGGAATAGTTGGCAACAGTTTGGCTGAGATTCTCCCACTTGCTGACACCCCTGGCGGTCCATGGAAAGTCTATGGTGTTGCCCGAGGTAAGCGGCCTAACTGGAATGAAGACAACCCAGTGGAGTACATCAAGTGTGACATTTCTGACAGGAACCAAACACAGTCAAAGCTCTCACTGCTGACGGATGTTACTCACATCTTTTATGTTACCTGGGCCAATCGAGAGACGGAGTCTGAGAACTGCAAGATAAACGGCCTAATGTTCCGCAATGTTCTCGAGGCTGTTATCCTTAATGCTCACAATCTCCGCCACATCTGCCTCCAAACCGGCACCAAACACTACGTTGGGCCCTTCCAGTTCTTCGGCAAGATTGAAGCCCATGATCCGCCATTCACTGAGGATCTACCTAGATTGGAATTCCCCAACTTTTACTACACTCTGGAGGATATTCTGTTCCAGGAAGTGGCAAAGAAAGAAGGATTGACTTGGTCTGTTCACCGACCTGACAACATCTTCGGGTTCTCGCCTCATAGTTTGATGAGTATTGTTCGCACTCTGTGTGTTTACGCTGCTATATGCAAGCATGAGGGAACTCCAATGCGGTTTCCCGGGGTGAAAGAGGTTTGGAATTGTTACGCCATCGCCTCAGATGCTGATCTCATCGCGGAGCATGAAATTTGGGCGTGTGTGGATCCTAGTGCCAAAAACGAAGCATTTAATATCCACAATGGAGATGTGTTTAAGTGGAAGCATTTGTGGAAGGTTTTGGGAGAACAGTTTGGAATAGAGGAGTACGGGTTTGTGGAGACAGAGGAGAGGATAAGCTTGGCAGAGACgatgaaagaaaaaggagcAGTTTGGGAGGAGATAGTAAGGGAGAATCAGCTTCTGCCGCCCACCAAACTGGAGGAAGTGGGGGCGTGGTGGTTTGTCGATTTGATATTTGGCGGGGAAGTTTCTATACCTAGCATGAATAAGAGCAAAGAGCATGGGTTCCTGGGGTTTAGGAATTCCAAGAAGTCGTTCATTTATTGGATAGAGAAGATGAAGGCTTGCAAGGTCGTGCCTTGA